In bacterium, one DNA window encodes the following:
- a CDS encoding JAB domain-containing protein: protein MKEESRTILSWPGEERPREKLLAMGPGALCPAELLAILIRTGSGGGRTAVDVGRDLWKLGGESWEGLLKLTAAEIAAVKGMGLAKAASILASLEISRRVGDIPLRNGSAIADGRDVYRHFAGKLSYLEKENFYCLLLDTKNRVLREERISEGTLNESLVHPREAFRAAVREGAAGVVFVHNHPSGDPSPSREDVELTSRLMEAGKLLGIRFLDHVIVARSGYYSFAKGK from the coding sequence ATGAAAGAAGAAAGCCGCACCATACTTTCCTGGCCCGGCGAGGAGCGGCCCAGGGAAAAACTGCTGGCGATGGGGCCGGGCGCGCTTTGCCCGGCGGAACTCCTGGCTATACTGATACGCACCGGGAGCGGCGGGGGGCGCACCGCGGTTGACGTAGGCCGCGATCTCTGGAAGCTCGGCGGCGAGAGCTGGGAGGGGCTTTTGAAGCTTACGGCGGCCGAGATCGCGGCGGTAAAGGGGATGGGGCTCGCCAAGGCCGCCTCGATACTCGCCTCCCTTGAGATATCGAGGCGGGTGGGCGACATTCCCCTTCGCAACGGCAGCGCGATAGCTGACGGCCGCGACGTTTACCGCCACTTCGCGGGGAAGCTCTCCTACCTCGAAAAAGAGAATTTCTACTGCCTTCTTCTGGACACGAAAAACCGGGTTCTTCGGGAAGAGCGGATAAGCGAGGGAACCCTGAACGAATCCCTGGTCCACCCGAGAGAGGCTTTCCGGGCCGCGGTAAGGGAGGGGGCGGCGGGCGTCGTCTTCGTCCACAACCACCCCAGCGGCGACCCCTCGCCGAGCCGGGAAGACGTGGAGCTGACCTCGCGGCTGATGGAAGCCGGGAAATTATTGGGAATAAGATTTCTTGACCATGTCATAGTGGCGCGATCAGGGTATTATAGTTTCGCCAAGGGAAAGTAA